One Esox lucius isolate fEsoLuc1 chromosome 1, fEsoLuc1.pri, whole genome shotgun sequence genomic region harbors:
- the mlnr gene encoding growth hormone secretagogue receptor type 1 translates to MPSSRPTQPAESMDYDDHHYEGSLFPTSTLIPVTIICILLFLVGVLGNTMTILIIQRFKDMKTTTNLYLSSMAVSDLLIFLCLPFDIYRLWKYVPWVFGEAVCRLFHYVNEGCTYATILHITALSMERYLAICFPLRARVLVTKRRVHYIIVALWGFALLSAAPMLFLVGVEYDNNTHPDYNTRQCKHTSYAISSGQLHTMIWVSTIYFFCPMVCLVFLYGSIGRKLWKSKNDLQGASTLVRERSHRQTVRILVVVVLAFVICWLPFHIGRNLFAQVDDYDEAKLSQDFNVASMVLCYLSASINPVLYNLMSRKYRAAAHRLFLLRRKPLPRHHSTDKHRPTGQTPQLSIRDDTTWLHETVTGV, encoded by the exons ATGCCATCGTCCAGACCCACCCAGCCTGCAGAAAGCATGGATTATGACGACCATCACTACGAAGGTTCTCTGTTCCCGACCTCCACCCTCATCCCCGTCACCATCATCTGCATCCTTCTCTTCTTGGTCGGCGTGCTGGGGAACACCATGACCATCCTCATCATCCAG CGTTTCAAAGACATGAAGACAACGACCAACCTCTACCTGTCTTCCATGGCGGTGTCCGACCTCCTCATTTTCCTCTGCTTGCCCTTTGACATCTACCGCCTGTGGAAGTACGTGCCCTGGGTGTTTGGCGAGGCCGTGTGCCGCCTCTTCCACTATGTGAACGAAGGCTGCACGTATGCCACCATTCTCCACATCACGGCCCTCAGCATGGAGCGCTACCTGGCCATCTGCTTCCCTCTGCGGGCCAGGGTGCTGGTGACCAAACGCAGGGTCCACTACATCATCGTGGCCCTGTGGGGTTTCGCCCTGCTCTCTGCTGCCCCCATGCTGTTCCTGGTGGGGGTGGAGTATGATAACAACACCCACCCGGACTACAACACCAGACAGTGTAAACACACCAGCTATGCCATCAGCTCCGGGCAGCTCCACACCATGATCTGGGTGTCCACCATATATTTCTTCTGTCCCATGGTTTGCCTGGTGTTCCTGTATGGCTCAATTGGACGGAAGCTGTGGAAGAGCAAAAATGACCTACAGGGAGCGAGCACCCTGGTCAGAGAGAGGTCGCATCGGCAGACTGTCAGGATATTGG TGGTGGTAGTCCTGGCATTTGTCATCTGCTGGTTGCCCTTCCATATTGGCCGCAACCTGTTTGCCCAGGTGGATGACTACGACGAGGCTAAACTGAGCCAGGATTTTAACGTAGCTTCCATGGTCCTGTGTTACCTCAGTGCCTCCATCAACCCCGTCCTCTACAACCTCATGTCCAGGAAGTACCGTGCCGCTGCACACCGCCTCTTCCTGCTCAGACGCAAGCCCCTCCCCAGACACCATAGTACCGACAAACATCGACCGACTGGACAGACACCGCAGCTGTCCATCAGAGATGACACCACCTGGCTTCATGAAACTGTAACAGGGGTGTAG